The proteins below come from a single Mycolicibacterium sp. TY81 genomic window:
- the cydD gene encoding thiol reductant ABC exporter subunit CydD, which produces MRRHLAATVGSGVVIAAATLAAAVVTAQVVAGVITTRAPLSHWIPQLLALAALWSLRAGAQWWQARLGQHGATAMIADLDAQVLSAVTALPPHRRQAVHDEAAILLTRGLDGLRPYFTRYLPAVVMSVLLTPAAVIVIAWYDVKSALVVLIALPLIPLFMVLIGVMTTERSAAALAAMATLQSRLLDLIAGIPTLRALGRAEGAAPRITELSDAHRHSALATLRIAFLSALVLELLATLGVALVAVGVGLRLVSGGVTLPVALTVLLLAPEVFWPLRRVGVEFHAAQDGKVAFGQAYRLLEDAGQPEPGTARIGARPTIDLEHVSIDGRDGPAPHNLTLRATPGSVTVLTGPNGSGKSTALQAILGLTTPDAGRVRVGDDEQRCDVGTLDRQHWWHQIGWLPQRPVLVPGTVRENLELLGALPDLDNACRASGFDEVLATLPAGLDTVLGRGGSGLSLGQRQRLALARVLGRPSPVLLLDEPTSHLNAELEIRVLQAIRARAAAGATVIVVGHRDAVLAIGDEIVRAGGASRVHS; this is translated from the coding sequence CTGCGGCGGCACCTGGCGGCCACGGTCGGCAGTGGCGTCGTCATCGCCGCCGCGACGCTCGCCGCGGCAGTGGTCACCGCGCAGGTCGTGGCCGGGGTCATCACGACCCGTGCGCCGTTGTCGCACTGGATACCTCAGCTGTTGGCGCTTGCCGCACTCTGGTCGCTGCGCGCCGGCGCCCAGTGGTGGCAGGCCAGGCTCGGCCAGCACGGCGCCACCGCCATGATCGCCGACCTCGACGCGCAGGTGCTGTCCGCCGTCACCGCGCTGCCGCCGCATCGTCGGCAGGCGGTGCACGATGAGGCCGCGATCCTGCTGACCCGCGGACTCGACGGCCTGCGACCGTACTTCACCCGATATCTGCCGGCCGTCGTGATGTCCGTGCTGCTGACCCCGGCCGCCGTCATCGTGATCGCTTGGTACGACGTGAAATCCGCGCTCGTCGTGCTGATCGCGCTGCCACTCATCCCACTGTTCATGGTGCTGATCGGTGTCATGACGACCGAGCGGTCCGCGGCCGCGCTGGCCGCCATGGCCACGCTGCAGTCGCGCCTGCTCGACCTGATCGCGGGTATCCCGACGCTGCGGGCCCTTGGCCGCGCCGAGGGCGCCGCGCCGCGCATCACCGAACTGTCTGACGCACACCGGCATTCGGCCCTGGCCACGTTGCGCATCGCGTTCCTGTCGGCGCTCGTCCTCGAACTGCTGGCGACGCTCGGGGTGGCGCTGGTCGCCGTCGGCGTCGGTCTGCGACTGGTCAGCGGCGGGGTCACCCTGCCGGTCGCGCTGACGGTGCTGCTGCTGGCGCCCGAGGTGTTCTGGCCACTGCGCCGTGTCGGCGTGGAATTCCATGCCGCGCAGGACGGCAAGGTCGCCTTCGGGCAGGCCTACCGGCTGTTGGAAGACGCCGGGCAACCGGAACCGGGCACCGCACGGATCGGGGCGCGGCCGACCATCGACCTGGAGCACGTCAGCATCGACGGCCGGGACGGGCCGGCGCCGCACAATCTGACGCTGCGGGCCACGCCCGGCTCGGTGACGGTCCTGACCGGCCCCAACGGCAGCGGGAAAAGCACCGCGCTGCAAGCGATTCTGGGTCTGACGACGCCCGATGCCGGCCGCGTCCGGGTCGGCGACGACGAACAGCGCTGCGACGTCGGCACGCTGGACCGGCAGCACTGGTGGCACCAGATCGGCTGGCTGCCGCAACGGCCCGTACTCGTCCCGGGGACGGTGCGGGAAAACCTGGAATTGCTCGGCGCCCTCCCCGACCTCGACAACGCCTGCCGCGCATCGGGATTCGACGAGGTGCTGGCCACCTTGCCCGCCGGACTCGACACCGTGCTGGGGCGCGGCGGGTCCGGGCTGTCGCTGGGCCAGCGGCAGCGCCTGGCGCTGGCGCGGGTACTCGGCCGGCCCAGCCCGGTGCTGCTGCTCGACGAACCGACCTCACATCTGAATGCCGAGCTGGAGATCCGGGTTCTCCAGGCGATCCGGGCCCGCGCCGCGGCCGGCGCGACCGTCATCGTCGTCGGACACCGTGACGCCGTGCTGGCCATCGGTGATGAGATCGTCCGGGCGGGAGGTGCTTCCCGTGTCCACAGTTAG
- the cydB gene encoding cytochrome d ubiquinol oxidase subunit II encodes MTLQHLWFVILAALFLGFFVLEGFDFGVGMLMGFFGRAADGDEGDAEQYRRAALNTIGPVWDGNEVWIITAGAAMFAAFPGMYATVFSGLYLPLLAILVGMIVRVCAIEWRGKIDDPQWRRWADIGIAMGSWLPAVLWGVAFASILRGLPVDARHQIQLSFGDVLNPYSLLGGIATAGLFAFHGAVFVTLKTEGAVHDTARRFATRLTVPVTVIVAVFGIWTQVAYGNDVTWIALGVAVVAQFSAVRLVWTRRADGWAFAATAIVVAAVVTLLFSCLYPNLVPSTLDPAWSLTIHNASSTPYTLKVMTWAALLLTPLVICYQGWTYWVFRQRISAAHIPASIGLSRNGGSH; translated from the coding sequence ATGACACTTCAGCATCTCTGGTTCGTCATCCTGGCCGCGCTGTTCCTGGGCTTCTTCGTCCTGGAGGGGTTCGACTTCGGCGTCGGCATGCTCATGGGGTTCTTCGGCCGCGCCGCCGACGGTGACGAGGGCGACGCGGAGCAGTACCGCCGCGCCGCGCTCAACACCATCGGACCGGTGTGGGACGGCAACGAGGTCTGGATCATCACCGCGGGCGCGGCGATGTTCGCGGCGTTCCCCGGGATGTACGCCACGGTGTTCTCCGGCCTCTATCTGCCGCTGCTCGCGATCCTGGTCGGCATGATCGTGCGGGTCTGCGCCATCGAATGGCGCGGCAAGATCGACGACCCGCAGTGGCGCCGGTGGGCCGACATCGGCATCGCCATGGGTTCCTGGCTGCCGGCCGTGCTGTGGGGCGTGGCCTTCGCCTCCATCCTGCGCGGCCTCCCCGTCGACGCCCGCCACCAGATTCAGCTGTCGTTCGGCGACGTGCTGAACCCGTACTCCCTCCTCGGCGGTATCGCCACGGCCGGTCTCTTCGCGTTCCACGGTGCGGTGTTCGTCACCCTCAAAACCGAAGGGGCCGTGCACGACACCGCGCGCCGCTTCGCCACCCGCCTGACCGTTCCGGTGACCGTGATCGTCGCCGTGTTCGGTATCTGGACACAGGTGGCGTACGGCAACGACGTCACCTGGATAGCACTCGGCGTCGCCGTGGTGGCCCAGTTCTCGGCGGTCCGGCTGGTGTGGACGCGCCGCGCCGACGGGTGGGCGTTCGCCGCGACGGCCATCGTCGTCGCCGCCGTGGTCACACTCCTGTTCAGCTGCCTGTACCCGAATCTCGTTCCCTCGACCCTCGATCCGGCGTGGAGCCTGACCATCCACAACGCGTCGTCGACGCCGTACACGCTCAAGGTGATGACCTGGGCCGCGCTGCTGCTCACCCCGCTGGTGATCTGCTACCAGGGGTGGACGTACTGGGTTTTCCGGCAACGGATTTCGGCCGCACACATCCCGGCTTCCATCGGGTTGTCCCGAAACGGCGGATCGCACTGA